cttgtcatcgatcgataagtgtagctaaagctaccacttatcacttatcacttgtcacttgatCGATAAGAGTAgctaagctaccacttatcatttgtcacttatcactgatcagataagtgtagctgaggctaccacttatcacttatcacttgtcactgatcagaagtaCTCAAATTCAACATTccactcaatttgatcatttattcgattttcaggttgttattttattttctattcatcaataaatatatttcatcatacattatataattcataaaattaacatataatcattaaacttcaaccatatgaacttacctgggtcgatttgtaaaatttgtgaaaattcaGGAACTAATCAGCtaatttttcttttcctcgacttgcttcgggttctcgatctatcattgtaaaatcattcatttatcagtattgacttcatcttcaacccgcttataagtaatattatctataatttaattgtttacttatgtatattccaatGTTGTCCAtcggtgtcatagtcactaaattatttttatctttagctacagaactccaaattaggatccgctaattttatctgaaactagactgatatatcttcttatcataaaatttttagaatttttggtttagccaataagtacagtttattctttaaattcacccctgttctgctgtctgacaattccgaccctttttcactaaaaattaattatctcttcgtacagaattcggatgatgtccatgtttgtttctattgaaaatagactcattaaggattttaaaaatataaatttaagcccctaattatttttctccaattttttatgatttttcaaagtcagaacaggggatcccgaaatcattctgacattgtctcacaaaatctattatatctcatgatctacaattccgttgcttacaccgtttcttctatgagaaactagactcaataagctttaatttcatatttttttcatcttctaattcgatttatacagtttatggtgatttttcaaagttagattactgctattgtccaaaactgttttagtgcaaatgttgatttcgatttttgccccaaatttcacagttcatacaattcaatccttgctcaattaatccctcaatgaagctaattattcccaattaatgctttaccttaacattataagttatttcacaattatttaaattcagaatttccacataaaaccctaacttcaaactttttcacctttagatcccaaacattcactttctattcaattctttcaataaaatcagcatataaacaatttaaaactctaattccatgctaaatcatcatataattccagcacatattcatatcaactttcaatttctttcatagaatcaaaaactaatgaattcaacaagtggacctagttgtaaaagtcataaaaacacaaaaatttcaagaaataatcaagaattgaacttacttgcagtaaaaatatgaaaaaccagcttaagaaaacccttctatggtgttttttctgatgagaatgcagaaaaataatgagaattctagataattccactttagtcctagtttattaagtaaatttttacaatattccaattttgcccttaattcatcaattttcctgctgatttcatgcaccttgccgtccagcccaaataggcctgaggtctatttgccttttaaaccctctttcttttatcatttaagctatttaatcatttcccataattttacatttgttacaatttaatcctttttattcaattaactatcaaaactttaaaatttcttgacgaaactttaatactaacttattaacactccataaatatttataaaaatatttatggctcgttttaaaaattttcaaattctcGATATCTCGTTTccgattctaatttaattttttttttcaagtacactattcgctatttcaaaaattttcctaacttcacacttaacttatattcactaaattattaatattttctactcatttgtcggacttagtgatctcgaatcactattccgacaccactaaaaattcaGGCTATTACAAGGGAGCTGCCTCAGGTATTACTCGAACAATCATTGTATCTCAAATTTAAACTCTTCTTGTACCCCTTCTCGAAGTTCATTGATCCTACTATCAAACTTGGCATCCAACCCCTATATCTCAACTTCGAGTCGTACTTAGAGCTAAACAAATTCTTGTTGCAGTTGCCCAACATCCCTCTACAATCTAGTGGTGGTTCTGTCGTCGGCCATGAAGGAACGATCGCTCTGATACCTTTAATACGGGCATTACAAAAAAGATAAGAAATAGGAGAGCAACAGGAGagaaacataaattgaaagagAGAATAGGGAGAGAGACGTGTGATTTAACAACCAAGAATAACCTTCCTTTTTTTGTGCACTGTTACTGCATGTACATAAGCAGATAGCCTAGCAGCCTTAGATATTGCAATAGTTGTCATGGCAGCTCATAGTATGTAAAATAAAAACAAGGCAAAATGCTTTGTATCACTAAAGTCCAAACTCATTGTTTTGGTCCATGCAAAAACAACgtaaaaaggaaataaaacaaGTAAAACAGACTGAAACTTTTATTCCATATCAGTAGGGAAATAAAAAACCATATCTTGGTACCACTATCAAGAGTATTTGTTTTACATAGTCTTGAATATAGATCTCATTTACCCAAAATTTCAGGcacaaaagttaaaattttataaattaggaCTTAATAATTAGATGGAAATTTGGATTCCAAACAGAACTAGTTGAAGAAGCACTTATAAATGCTCTGTTCAACTTGACCAATTTACATGCCTTTGAAGGATCCAAATACACAATAATTGATGTCACACGACTTTTTGGTAAATCTCTCAAAGAGGGTGATGATGATGACAATGAAAAACAGATAACAAACCAACTTGGTTGGTGAACAAAGCAGAGAaattgacacccaccaagaaaaaAAATGAGAACTAGAAAGTTCTAAGGCAAACTATTGATTTACAAATCATAAAGTAGGGAAGTAAATAAACAGACCAAAGagggaagaaaagaaagagagcTAAAAAAATAGAGAGGTGACAAAGATGGATGTGTGCTTGATTTTTGagggtttattattattattctctgTTTTGTCTGTTATATCTATTGATAAAAAAGGACAACAATAGAACATGAAAGACTTAATCTATTGAGGAAAGGAACGCTGTTGGGTTTCGATTTCACTATTCATTATTACTATATTAATGAAAATCTACATCAATTTATCTTATTATTACTAAATTTAGGCTCCATTTGTTTGCCAATAAAATattttctagaaaataatttctttttccgGAAATGACttacttttctggtgtttggaagaatctgtgtaaaatattttatgctgtttggcagatttcctgaaaatattttcCGAGAAagttgtttttacatatattaataaatttatatatatattaataaatttatattttaaattgtttttacatatattgtaatgatttatttataaataaataaatcaaattaaatatgtaataaattaaaaacaactaGCTTATGGAAACGGAGACTAAGAGCAGCAAACCCCATAACTCAAATGCATCCAAAAAAGCAAAAGAAATCTTTATCCTGTCCTTTTTGCCCATTAGAAAAACACTTTTTTGATTATCATCCATCCACAATCATCCATCCATACCTCTCTATCTCCCTTTAGTCCTTATTTTGCAACCTCAATTCCCATATTTCATATCCTAGAAAAAAATCAACTGCCCCATTTGTTTCTAAATTATGGGATTGTTTAGTTTCC
This window of the Gossypium arboreum isolate Shixiya-1 chromosome 12, ASM2569848v2, whole genome shotgun sequence genome carries:
- the LOC108477434 gene encoding uncharacterized protein LOC108477434 isoform X1; amino-acid sequence: MGAYRTEGWDTERRGSDLQSGNQFEYHAFPQTLDELELEFKIEAMELGRIRDKEEDERIISIERAIVPSWPTTEPPLDCRGMLGNCNKNLFSSKYDSKLRYRGWMPSLIVGSMNFEKGYKKSLNLRYNDCSSNT